The genomic region TACATACAAGCTACTGATACCAGATGTAATCATTGGTGGTGGGAATGTGATGGGAGACCGATGTTCAAGCTTATGTACCTAATGAGAAATTTCATGGAGTAGCTTGAAATTGATCATTAtggatttgtttttctttcataGACCACCCTGTTCTTAGAGTACTAAATATTACAGTGCTTGGGACTTGGTATCTGTAAGCCATCTTTGTCAGTTCATATGGCATAAATTACTTTTTCCCCCTTTTGAAATTAAGTTCACAACGTTTAAGGGGAAGTTGGGTCTTTGTCTTTATTTTGATGTACCCATTGTTTGAATAATTCTGTTGAAATAAACACTGTTGAACATATCTTAACACagtgcaaaatatttttatgctgACCTTTTATTATATATCATAAAGAACGACATAATTCACAGAGCGTGTACATAATTAGCTACCAAGGTGTTTAGTGTGTCTTCCTTGAGCAATGAGTTTTCCGTTCGCCTTGTTGGTGAGATCCACTGTTGCAAATGCCAAAGTCCGTCCTTGTTTTAAAACCTGCGCAGTGATCAGGATGTCTTCTCCAATTTTAGCTGCGTTCATGTATCTGTTCATTAGAAAGCAAACAAATGTGTTAAGAGTATGTCCTAGATGATGAATGGAAGTTTAGATTTTAATGGACACTGGGGCTACTTGTCACACTTTTTATCTAATTTTTCTATTATTTCACTTTTACTcctaagggttagttcacccaaaaattgtcactaattactcaccctcatgttgttccaaacccatagttctttttcagaacacaaaataagacatTATTGATGAagtccgagaggtatatgactcatctatagacagcaatttaaccaccgcttttaaggtccagaaaggtactaaagacgtcgttaaatagtccatgtgactgcagtggttcaatcttactTTTaggaagcgatgagaatactaaCAGTGTAAGAGAATGACACACAAgaggatattgttgaataaagtagttttttttttttttgcacacaaaacatattctcgtcacttcataaaattaaggttgaaccactgcagtcacatggactattttaatgatgtctttagtacctgaGTGGACctttgaaagtggtggttatattgctgtctatggacgagtcatacagtcggtacggaaagtattcagacccccttaaatttttaactctttgttatattgcagccatttgctaaaatcatttcatttttttcctcaatgtacacacagcaccccatattgtcAAAAAACCCACAGAATTGTTGATTTTGcagatttaataaaaaagaaaaactgaaaaatcacatggtcctaagtattcagaccctttgctgtgacactcatatttaactcaggtgctgtccatttcttctgaccATCCTTGAGATCTAAACCTTCATTTGAgttcagctgtgtttgattatactgattggacttgattaggaaagccacacacctgtctatacaagaccttacagctcataGTGCATGTCAGatcaaatgagaatcatgaggtcaaaggaactgcctgaagagctcggagacagaattgtggcaaggcacagatctggccaaggttacaaaaaaatttctgctgcacttaaggttcctaagagcacagtggcctccataatccttaaatggaagatgtttgggacaaccagaacccttcctagagatggctgtccggccaaactgagctatcgggagaagagccttggtaagagaggtaaagaagaacccaaagatcactgtggctgagctccagagatgcagtcgggagatgggagaaagttgtagaaagtcaactaTCACTGCAGCTCTCCACCAGtgggggctttatggcagagtggcctgaCCGAAGcatctcctcagtgcaagacacatgaaagcccgcatggagtttgccaagatggtgagaaataagattctctggtctgatgagaccaagatagaactttttggccttaattctaagcggtatgtgtggagaaaaccaggcactgctcatcacctgtccaatacagtcccaacagtgaagcatggtggtggcagcatcatgctgtgggggtgtttttcagcttcagggacaggacgactggttgcaattgagggaaagatgaatgcggccaagtacagggatatcctggatgaaaaccttctccagagtgctcaggacctcagactgggccgaaggtttaccttccaacaagacactgaccctaagcacacagctaaaataaggaaggagtggcttcacaacaactatgtgactgttcttgaatggcccagtcagagccctgacttaaacccaattgagcatctctggagagacctaaaaatggctgtccaccaacgtttaccatccaacctgacagaaatggagaggatctgcaaggaggaatggcagacgatccccaaatccaggtgtgaaaaacttgttgcatctttcccaaaaagactcatggctgtattagatcaaaagggtgttTTTACTAAATattgagcaaagggtctgaatacttaggaccatgtgatatttcagtttttcttttttaataaatctgcaaaaatgtcaacaattctgtgtttttctgtcaatatggggtgctgtgtgtacattaatgagggaaaaaatgaacttaaatgattttaacaaatggctgcaatataacaaagagtgagaaatttaagggggtctgaatactttccatacccactgtacctctctgatttcatcagaaatatcttaatttgtgttccgaagacgaacaaaggtcttacaggtttggaacgacatgagggtgagtatttaatgacaCTTATTAGCAAGGGAATAAAATACATGTTGACCTTTTGTGACAACAAGCCCCTATAAATGTCAAAGTGGGAACCTGCCATTTAACAGCctaatataagaattttcagataaatttgaaaaattcatcAAATCACTTTGGccaataaatgttataaatgaaTTGTAGAAATTTATAACcagacatttttgaaaaatacccATGTCCAgagcaaataaaaacaaacgtTTTAGCTAAAATGTACATTTGCATTACATAGCATGCCATTGTGGTTTTATTGTGTTCACTTGTTTATCCTACAGTTGTTACAAAATGATGATATTGAAATTATAGTTTGGCAaacagaattttaaaaaataatatttaaagatGGTTTTGAGCTAAGTATCTGAACCCAACATTCAAACCACTGCATTTACGTGACTATAATACACtgttatatttattcatatttaaaaatctttttatatttccatttttcaaaattttagtttgttttagtaaattgatgtgcttttgtcatttttattgttgttttatatttaagtataactttatttttatttcagatttagtAATGTTAGTTCTTAAACTTATcttttacattacttttaaaaaaatcacatgctATTAGGGCCCTGTACAGTGACAAACATACACCTAGGAGCTCACGTTATGTTCATGTCCACGCTGACCCCAGGAGCTCCTCTCTCACTGTACATGATGGCAGTAGTGGAGATCATGTCCACCAGCGTGGCTGTCAGTCCTCCGTGAAGATTGCCTACTCTGTTAGTGTGCTCCTCCTCTACCTTCATCTCGCACACCACTCTCCCAGGGGATGCAGACAGTATTTCAACCTGATCAcaatatgaacggctcgttatGTTTACTTCAGTGTAAACTGGTCTGGTTTGTCAAAAAAAATATGTGTGGTTCGTCAATTAGAAACGCTGAATTTAACAGACACCTACCTTACTTAAAACCCGATCAAATCCAGGACTATCCACTATCGCTTTCATGATCTGTTTTAGTGAATTGAGCGACAACGAAACCATTGCTGCTATTGCAAATACCAAAACACAGTAAAGGATAAGTTCACTCTTGAAGAGTCTTTGAAAGGTTGCCTGTAAATGTTATACAAAATAagagtattattattttaataagtaaatacatttttggagTCCTTCGTCTAAAAATGCCTCTCGCTACTGGCGAGAATAACTGTAGATAACTGATAAAAATGCGCACTACATTTTTCTAAATATGTAAACAAAACGTAACTATTTAATCAATGAATACTTTTAGAAGTTAAGACGACCATTCGGCTGTGAGGACTTTTATCATGAAATAACGGATCGAGTCTTTTCAATGAATCTGCTGAAACTGTTTACAAAACATTCTGAACGATTCGTTCAACTTTTCAGGCAACATAATTAATTTTAGTATTGTTTAATATCAGTGCTAATTACACTTGGGTTCTATACTTGCATACACGTTCCTACATATTTGGTCAATAATATACATTATTCCTGCATGGAAGGTTAACAGAATTCCTGAATcgtttttgaaacaaaacactGTTCGAAAGAACCGATTCTTTCAGTACTACCCTTAAATTCTTCCGGAAACCCTCCTATTTAAACACTACAAATTCTTCAGTTAAACAGGTGCAACGTTTACTGTGGAATTTAAGTTTATAATACTTTGAGGTCGTGATTTATAGTATAGAGTTTATGAAGTAGGTTCAGCAACCAgaatcatattttaatattgttattTTCTCTGTGTTTTCGCGGGTTCCACCCGGAATGTTTTTGTACTTGTACACATTCATGTCCCGCCGTTATATTCAACTGCGAACATGTCCAGCACTGTTATGTCAGGGAACCACGAGGATCAACAAATGTCTGCTTTAGAGGAAACGAGGACGAGTCTTTGCGACGAGTTTGCCTCTATCTCTGGATCGGACAGTGCCGTGGCCCAGTATTATTTAGCAGAAAATGAATGGGACATGGAGG from Chanodichthys erythropterus isolate Z2021 chromosome 15, ASM2448905v1, whole genome shotgun sequence harbors:
- the acot13 gene encoding acyl-coenzyme A thioesterase 13, producing MVSLSLNSLKQIMKAIVDSPGFDRVLSKVEILSASPGRVVCEMKVEEEHTNRVGNLHGGLTATLVDMISTTAIMYSERGAPGVSVDMNITYMNAAKIGEDILITAQVLKQGRTLAFATVDLTNKANGKLIAQGRHTKHLGS